A segment of the Synergistota bacterium genome:
CTGGTGAGAGATCTCTGATATCTATAATAGGTTATGGAAACTATTCACGTAAAGACGACGGAGTTGGTATATGGATAGGAGCAAGAATCAGGACAGGTTTTCGAAATATTGACAAAATCAAGGTTTTTCTTGCTCACCAGCTTATCCCAGAAATCATAGAAGAGATAAAGGATAGCAATCTCATCATATTCATAGATGCGAATGTATATCCTGGCGAGCTCTGGTCTTTGCGAAGGATAAGGCTGCGAAGGGTTAAGCTCTTCGCGGCTTCTAAATTCTTACCAGAGGAGATACTTCTCCTTATAGAAGAACTCTACAAAAGAACTCCTGAAGCATGGATTTTGAGCGTTAAG
Coding sequences within it:
- a CDS encoding hydrogenase maturation protease; the protein is MISIIGYGNYSRKDDGVGIWIGARIRTGFRNIDKIKVFLAHQLIPEIIEEIKDSNLIIFIDANVYPGELWSLRRIRLRRVKLFAASKFLPEEILLLIEELYKRTPEAWILSVKGNDFSFGAGLTPETRRLAMEAEKLLKHFLEVRITCMNSR